In the genome of Nomascus leucogenys isolate Asia chromosome 12, Asia_NLE_v1, whole genome shotgun sequence, the window ATCCGCAGTGGTTGAGTGTGATGCTGTGACAAATCCAGCCAATGGGTTCGTGGAATGTTTCCCAAACCCTGGAAGCTTCCCGTGGAACACAACCTGTACATTTGACTGTGAAGAAGGATTTGAACTAATGGGAGCCCAGAGCCTTCAGTGTACCTCATCTGGGAATTGGGACAACGAGATGCCAATGTGTAAAGGTAGAGTTGCTCCACATGGAGACTTACTGTGAACATTCTTTCTCTCAACCCATACTGGAAATGGGCAAGCTAATTCTAGGCCATGCTAATATCAATGGGTATATTTGTTACAGCTGTGACATGCAAGGCCATCCGCCAGCCTCAGAATGGCTCTGTGAGGTGCAGCCATTCCCCTGCTGGAGAGTTCACCTTCAAATCATCCTGCAACTTCACCTGTGAGGAAGGCTTCATGTTGCAGGGACCAGCCCAGGTTGAATGCACCACTCAAGGGCAGTGGACACAGCAAATCCCAGTTTGTGAAGGTAAGCTTGAGATCCTTCGATTTATACTTTCTTAAAGAACAACCATCTTCAAACTtggacaatgaaaaaaaaaaaaaaccaataccCACTTTAACTATAGAAATCAGATTTGATAAGCAACACTCATATCTTTGAGATtcatttaaaagaactaaagtTTGGCCAGGGAAAGGATCATATGTGTTAAGAATGAATCCTTTGCTGGttttttttaactgtgatgtGCTGATGAAACTTTATAGACATTAGCATGGAATAGACAGAATTCTTAATCTAAAGGAATCATATTAGAAAATTCGGAAAGCAGAATAATGAGAACATGATTTGAATGTAAAACTCTCATCACACCTGTCTTCTGAAATGGCTCATAATTAGCAGTGATGAGACTGTTTCAAGCATGGTGTCAGCTGCAGAGATAGTATTGATACATATATAAGCAGTAAACTTTAATTCACTTTAAAGTGAGAGCAAGGATATTGAAAACAAGCAGTTTTTACTATCAGGCACTGGCCTTCTCCTAGCCAAAGCCAGCACAGAATGATTTCCAGTAGCAAAACATTATAACACAAAAACCAAACTGCAAAACAGACAAATTTTATaggggttttttcttttctttctttttggcacCATCTATAAACATCCATGACCCATATGTTGTCCTCAGACTGTGTGAAATATTTCCctttaccataatttattttgtgtgttagAAGAACAGTGCTCAGGAACTAATGTTCTGATTAATTAGTCTTTTAATTAGTGCCACGATCAGTGAGGGGctgaaattcaaagaaaacaCAGCCACCTTCCCATTTGTCCAGGGAATTATAAAGAATCTTCAGTTCTCCAAGTGTTGCTTGAATGAACTGGGTTCACTCAACAAATGCCAAGTAGTCTCCAGTTCCACTGCAATATTTTCTGACCATCATTTTGATGTCTCAGCTTTCCAGTGCATGGCCTTGTCCAACCCTGAACGAGGCTACATGAATTGTCTTCCTAGTGCTTCTGGCAGTTTCCATAATGGGTCCAGCTGTGAGTTCTCCTGTGAGCAGGGTTTTGTGTTGAAGGGATCTGAAAGGCTCCAATGTGGCCCCACAGGGGAGTGGGACAACGAGAAGCCCACATGTGAAGGTAcagtctttgtttttattttattttaagatataaaaacTATTGAAGAGCTTAGGAACTTGGTTACCTTGGGAAACGTATTGCTGGAGATGCAAACAAACTTCTAAAGTGCCCTCTCCTGTGTTCCAGCTGTGAGATGCAATGCTGTCCACCAGCCCCCGAAGGGTTTGGTGAGGTGTGCTCATTCCCCTATTGGAGAATTCACCTACAAGTCCTCTTGTGCCTTCAGCTGTGAGGAGGGGTTTGAATTACATGGATCAACTCAACTTGAGTGCACATCTCAGGGACAATGGACAGAAGAGATTCCTTCCTGCCAAGGTAGAATTGAGTGCAGACTTTTTTAGGGTACAGGTCAAATGCTTCATAAGTTTCTGAACCTAGATTGCTCCAAGGGGGTTTGGTCCTAATTTCCTACATGCTGAAAACTAAGTAGTGCttacacattacatttattgttgaCTTTAAACAAGTTTTAGAAGTTTTCCAGTAGATTTTTCTGAAACTCTGCCTGTGTACCTAACATTTGCAGTGGTAAAATGTTCAAGCCTGGCAGTTCCGGGAAAGATCAACATGAGCTGCAGTGGGGAGCCCGTGTTTGGCACTGTGTGCGAGTTCACCTGTCCTGAAGGATGGACGCTCAATGGCTCTGCAGCTCTGACATGTAGTGCCACAGGACACTGGTCTGGCATGCTACCTACCTGTGAAGGTGATGCATTGATTGATGGTGGTTGTCTGGGGATTAAAGAGAAAAAGGGGGAGCTATCTTGTTACAGTAATCAACTATTCATTATATCCAAACCAGAAAGGTCACCCAGGTTGACAAGTTGTGGATATTAAGTTGTATGGGGACAGAGAAAAAACAGAAGTTGCATGTTGATGGAATGGGTAGAATTTTGACAACTggaaaaaggagacagagagaggagaggagaaaggggaaatggaaaataagagggagtgagagcaagagagcaagCAAGTGCAGTGTTTATTCACCAAGGTGTGGTGTGGTATGTGAATGAGCTTGGCAAGTTAGAGTTCTGCCTGCCAATGGTGGAAATAACTTCAAAGGTGGCTTGGAGCAGATCTCAAAGGCCTGTAATGCCGCATCTCTGCTTCTTGTATTAAACTAGATAGCTCTTCTGCTCCTAGTAATGAATGTACAGAAAAAAGGCCAAAGGGACAGGATGGAGAGACTTTAACATCAATTCCTCCTCATGACATTTCTTCGTCTCTTGTTTCCTTAGCTCCCACTGAGTCCAACATTCCCTTGGTAGCTGGACTTTCTGCTGCTGGACTCTCCCTCCTGACATTAGCACCATTTCTCCTCTGGCTTCGGAAATGCTTTCGGAAAGGTGAGGGAGTTTATGAATGtacttcaaaaatgtttttgaaaatacatttctttctcattGATAAGTCACGGTCTTGCTTACTAATTTAAACAATAATTAGAATCTGGATAAAATGCGGTATAATTAAGCAGAAGTCTTAAGAAAAGAGTTAGTAGTACAACTCAGTTTGGGAAGagttttaggaaataaaaatgttagtcGTGCCTAATATTGTACAACTCCAGGGGGTGCTATTCATGTTGAATTATATAATGCCTCCAGGAATTGTGCAATGAGACTGCCATGATGAGAGCTCTAAGGAAAATGGATAAAATTCTTCCTAAGGAGATTTATTTGGAGTACAGGCTTAAATTTGGGAGTATCTCATAAGGAATATGCAAGCACATCTGACTACACTCATGGTTTGTTTGGCTTACATGTTTAAGAGtgcttaaaacatttttgagttAAGTTCTGACATTTACAAAATAGGAAGTCTCACATTTAAATTAAGACTTTGGGCTTCTCAAGAGAGATTGGGAGctgatggccgggcacggtggctcacgcctgtaatcccagcactttgggaggctgaggcaggcggatcacgaggtcaggagatcgagaccatcctggttaacacggtgaaaccccgtctctactaaaaatacaaaaaaaaattagccgggcgtggtggcgggcgcctgtagtcccagctactcgggaggctgaggcaggagaatggcgtgaacccgggagatggagcttgcagggagccaagattgcaccactgcactccagcctgggtgaaagagcgagactctgtctcaaaaaaaaaaaaaaaaaaaaaaagattgggaacTGAATCAGGCAAGATGACCCCATAGCTATTTGCTGGCATTAGGAAGCTGCTATGCCCTTTGGATGGCTGTGCACTTTGCATTTTACCCTAGATGCCACCGAGCCATGCTTGTGCTCTGATTATTACAGAGGCCCTGAAGCATCGAGTTTGCAACACTTGATGAATTAAGTCATATTGTATTTGGATTTAATATACCCTTAAAAGTCATTTAGTCTGAATTAAtggttgtttgtcttttctttcgCAGCAAAGAAATTTGTTCCTGCCAGGTAAGTTGCATTCTTATACAAAGCATGCCATTGAACATTCCAcatgtttttctctcttcatgtTGGAAGACAGTGCTTTACCTAGTGTTCTCATGTATTCCACAGCAGCTGCCAAAGCCTTGAATCAGATGGAAGCTACCAAAAGCCTTCTTACATCCTTTAAGTTCAAAAGAATCAGGTAAGACTTATAAATCACAAATGGTTATGAGAGATGTATCTTCTCTACATGCTCTATTTCTCCTTGAACCCTCCAAACTTGCCAATGTCTTagggagggagcaggggagaAATCATCTGGGTATTGTTCTggaaagttgttttattttttgtagaaggagaggaaagaaacagaTCCTGCTTTATTGTGTAATTTCATTTATGATAGACAATAATAATGAAGATAGCTGACCCTTACATTGCACTCACTATATTCTAGGAATTTTTCTAAGCTAGAAACTCTGAGATAAGGGCTGTTACtatatttcttatcttttctttttactttttttttaaattttgagtcttattctgttgcccagactggagtgcagtggtatgatcttggctcactgccacctccgcctcctgggttcaagcaattctcctgcctcagcctcctgaatagctgggattacaggtgcccgccaccacacccagctaatttttgtatttttagtagagattttctattttttcgtcatgttggccaggctggtctcatactcctgatctgcctgtcttggcctcccaaagtgctgggattacaggtgtgagccactgggcctggcctgttACTTTATTTCTTatcatacagatgaagaaaatgagacagagagaagttaagtaaattgCCTGAAATCTCAAAGCTAGTAAGTGGTgtagccaggattcaaaccctggCAGTCTGGTTCTAAAATTTGTGTTCTTAACTACTCTGACCTGCTTTGAGAGAATTTGGAAAGGTAAAGACCctctgaatactttttaaaaaattaaaataactttttttgtgtgtgcggttttaagtttacagaaaaattgagcagaaaacaCAAAGAGTTCCAACATATCTCCTTACCACCCCCTCCAATTCCccctgttattaacatcttatattagTGTTACAACTGATGggccaatattgatacattattattcatTAATGTCCACAGGCTACACTAGAATTCACTCTGTGTTGTATATTCTGCAGGTTTTGACAGATGTATAATAAGTATCCATCATCACTGTTCTAACTGAATAGAATTCGATGTTCCTACATGGTCTATCCTAGTGAGAGTGTATACAGTGGTCTGTGTTAGAAGGTACATTTTGTTGTCCTGATCAGTATGCAGAATATTAAGTGTTCTGATGACATGCatgtttatatttacagaaaCACAGGTGCATCTGGGGAACTAGAGGGATACACTGAAGTTAACAGAGACAGATAACTCTCCTCAGGTCTCCGGCCCTTCTTGCCTACTATGCCAGATGCCTTTATGGCTGAAACCACAACACCCATCACCACTTCAATAGATCAAAGTCCAGTCGGCAAGGACAGCCTTCAACTGAAAAGACTCAGTGTTCCCTTTTCTACTCTCAGGATCAAGAAAGTGTTGGCTAATGAATGGAAAGGGTATTTTCTTCCAAGCAAAGGTGAAGAGACCAAGACTCTGAAATCTCAGAATTCCTTTTCTAACTCTCCTTTGCTCGCTGTAAAATCTTGGCACAGAAACACAATATTttgtggctttctttcttttgcccttCACAGTGTTTCGACAGCTGATTACACAGTTGCTGTCATAAGAATGAATAATAATTATCAAGAGTTTAGAGGAAAAGAATGACTAAAAatattataacttaaaaaaatgacagatgttgAATGCCCACAGGCAAATGCATGGAGGGTTGTTAACGGTGCAAATCCTACTGAATGCTCTGTGCGAGGGTTACTATGCACAATTTAATCACTTTCATCCCTATGGGATTCAGTGCTTCTTAAAGAGTTCTTaaggattgtgatatttttacTTGCATTGAATATATTATAATCTTCCATAATTCTTCATTCAATACAAGTGTTGTAGGGACTTAAAAAACTTGTAAATGTTGTCAACTATGATATGGTAAAAGTTACTTATTCTAGATTACCCCCTTGTTGTTTATTAACAAATTATGTTACATCTGTTATAAATTTATCTCAAAAAGGGAAACTATTGTCCCCTAGGAAGGCATGATGTTAACCAGAATAAAGTTCTGAGTGTTTTTACTGcagttgttttttgaaaacatggTAGAATTGGAGAGTAAAAACTGAATGGAAGGTTTATATATTGTCAGGTATTTTTTCAGAACTGTGTGGTTTCCATGATGAAAAACTTCCATGAGGCCAAATGTTTTGAACTAATAAAAGCGTAAATGCAAACACACGAAGGTATAATTTTATGAATGTCTTTGTTGGAAAAGAATACAGAAAGATGGATGTGCTTTGCATTCCTACAAAGATGTTTGTCAGATGTGATATGTAAACATAATCCTTGTATATTATGGAAGATTTTAAATTCATAGTAGAAACTCACCATGTAAAAGAGTCATCTGGTagatttttaatgaatgaagaTGTCTAATAGTTATTccctatttgttttcttctgtatgTTAGGGTGCTCTGGAGAGGAATGCCTGTGTGAGCaagcatttatgtttatttataagCAGATTTAACAATTCCAAAGGAATCTCCAGTTTTCAGTTGATGACTGGCAATGAGAAATTCTCAGTCAGTAATTGCCAAAGCTGCTCTAGCCTTGAGGAGTGTGAGAATCAAAACTCTCCTACACTTCCATTAACTTAGCATGTgttgaaaaaaaagtttcagagaagTTCTGGCTGAACACTGGCAATGACAAAGCCAACAGTCAAAACAGAGATGTGATAAGAATCAGAACAGCAGAGGTTCTTTTAAAGGGGCAGAAAAACTCTGGGAAATAAGAGAACAACTACTGTGATCAGGCTATGTATGGAATACattgttattttctttgaaattgttTAAgtgttgtaaatatttatgtaaactgCAATAGAAATTAGCTGTGTGAAATACCAATGTGGTTTGTGTTTGagttttattgagaattttaaattataacttaaaatattttataatttttaaagtatatatttatttaagctTATGTCAGACCTATTTGACATGACACTATAAAGGTTGACAATAAATGTGCTTATGTTTATCTCTGTGTTAAGGTCCtttcttagaaattttatttagataaaaCTCACATGCCATAAAACgcaccctttaaaaatgtatgtgattGTACAGCTATCACCATTGTTTAACTCCAGAAGATTTCTATCACCctgataaaacattatttctcagtgtgtctgtgagagtATTTCCGAAGAGATTAGTATTTAATTGGTAGACTAAGAAGATTGCGTTCACCAATGTGGGTGGCCATGATCCAACCCATTGAGGCCCTGTGTAGAGCAAAAAGAGTGAATTCACTCTCTTTTTAAGCTGGGAcacccatcttctcctgccctccaacACTGGCACTCTTGGTTCTAGGGCCTTTGGACTTTGAAGTAttccactggctttcctggttctcagcTCGTAGACAGCAGgccatgggacttctcagcttccataattgtgtgagataatttctataaaaaataccacacccccacaccccaacacacacacacacacac includes:
- the SELE gene encoding E-selectin produces the protein MIASQFLSALTLVLLIKEGRAWSYNTSREAMTYDEASAYCQQRYTHLVAIQNKEEIEYLNSILSYSPSYYWIGIRKVNNVWVWVGTQKPLTEEAKNWAPGEPNNRQKDEDCVEIYIKREKDVGMWNDERCSKKKLALCYTAACTNTSCSGHGECVETINNYTCKCDPGFSGLECEQIVNCTAPESPEHGSLVCSHPLGNFSYNSSCSVSCDRGYLPSSMETTQCMSSGEWSAPIPACNVVECDAVTNPANGFVECFPNPGSFPWNTTCTFDCEEGFELMGAQSLQCTSSGNWDNEMPMCKAVTCKAIRQPQNGSVRCSHSPAGEFTFKSSCNFTCEEGFMLQGPAQVECTTQGQWTQQIPVCEAFQCMALSNPERGYMNCLPSASGSFHNGSSCEFSCEQGFVLKGSERLQCGPTGEWDNEKPTCEAVRCNAVHQPPKGLVRCAHSPIGEFTYKSSCAFSCEEGFELHGSTQLECTSQGQWTEEIPSCQVVKCSSLAVPGKINMSCSGEPVFGTVCEFTCPEGWTLNGSAALTCSATGHWSGMLPTCEAPTESNIPLVAGLSAAGLSLLTLAPFLLWLRKCFRKAKKFVPASSCQSLESDGSYQKPSYIL